One part of the Sorangiineae bacterium MSr11954 genome encodes these proteins:
- a CDS encoding ArsR family transcriptional regulator codes for MEPRSTSKETRALWANEIAVSNVVGRLIEFWGFKRNMGRVWAVLYLSPDPLSAEDLRQLLKLSSGAVSMTLSELSRWGVVRKVWVQGERRDFYAAEVQLWRMISRVFNEREKGEITMAIDAFEEALAMLDTIRDVDAKTRARVELQRSRIALLLDLAKLGQRLLDALLTTAKLDAEPLVRFLLGSRTGEARPGSGGGEPPSPPS; via the coding sequence ATGGAACCGAGAAGCACCAGCAAGGAAACGCGCGCGCTGTGGGCGAACGAAATCGCGGTCAGCAACGTCGTCGGGCGCCTCATCGAGTTCTGGGGCTTCAAACGGAACATGGGCCGCGTCTGGGCAGTGTTGTATTTATCGCCCGACCCGCTCAGCGCCGAGGACCTGCGGCAACTCCTCAAGCTCTCGAGCGGGGCGGTCAGCATGACCCTCAGCGAGCTGTCACGGTGGGGGGTGGTCCGTAAAGTCTGGGTGCAAGGTGAGCGAAGGGACTTCTATGCGGCGGAGGTGCAGCTTTGGCGGATGATCTCCCGCGTGTTCAACGAACGCGAAAAGGGGGAGATCACGATGGCCATCGACGCCTTCGAGGAGGCGCTCGCCATGCTGGACACCATCCGCGACGTGGATGCCAAGACCCGGGCCCGGGTGGAGCTTCAACGCTCCCGCATCGCGCTCCTGCTCGATCTCGCGAAGCTGGGCCAGCGCCTGCTCGACGCGCTGCTCACCACGGCGAAGCTCGACGCCGAGCCGTTGGTCCGTTTCCTTCTGGGCTCCCGCACGGGCGAAGCACGCCCGGGCAGCGGCGGCGGCGAGCCTCCGTCCCCGCCTTCCTGA
- a CDS encoding polyprenyl synthetase family protein — translation MNSVTLLQETATPERAGTRAAQRIADVASLFAEDMKYVGQELSHAARSGVAPAIDAGAHLLEAGGKRVRPLTVLLAASCFGAVTEGVRELAVVSELVHLATLLHDDVIDDGMERRGTPTARRVWGNAVSVLAGDLLLTHALERTSAAVRVGADASSLPDLICTLRRLVDGEVVQLRSRSRLDLEEATYFRVVRDKTASLFGWAARVGARAAGASEAAAASFGIFGEHVGTAFQLVDDCLDYAGDPELTGKTLLADLHEGKVTLPLIRAISGGFAQPADVERARGGDGDTSLRLAVAVRSSGACDAVREIAREHTAQALAALASAAPPTMARELLGAVARELTGRIK, via the coding sequence ATGAACTCCGTCACGCTGTTGCAGGAGACAGCGACCCCCGAGCGGGCTGGCACGCGCGCGGCACAGCGCATCGCGGACGTCGCGTCACTTTTCGCCGAAGACATGAAATACGTCGGGCAGGAGCTGTCGCACGCGGCGCGCTCGGGCGTGGCGCCGGCCATCGACGCCGGCGCACACCTGCTCGAAGCGGGCGGCAAACGGGTGCGCCCGCTCACCGTCCTTCTCGCGGCATCGTGCTTTGGCGCGGTGACCGAGGGGGTACGCGAGCTCGCCGTGGTCTCCGAGCTGGTGCATCTCGCCACATTGCTGCACGACGATGTGATCGACGATGGCATGGAGCGCCGGGGCACCCCCACCGCGCGCCGGGTTTGGGGCAACGCGGTGAGCGTGCTCGCCGGCGATCTCCTCCTAACCCACGCCCTCGAGCGAACCAGCGCCGCCGTTCGCGTAGGCGCCGACGCCTCCTCGCTCCCCGACTTGATCTGCACCTTGCGGCGCTTGGTGGATGGCGAGGTGGTGCAGCTGCGTTCGCGTTCCCGGCTCGATCTGGAGGAGGCCACGTACTTCCGCGTGGTGCGTGACAAAACCGCGTCGCTCTTTGGATGGGCGGCCCGCGTGGGGGCGCGCGCGGCGGGCGCTTCCGAGGCCGCGGCCGCATCGTTCGGCATTTTTGGCGAACACGTGGGAACGGCGTTTCAACTGGTCGACGATTGCCTCGATTACGCCGGCGATCCCGAGCTCACGGGCAAGACGCTCCTGGCCGATCTGCACGAGGGAAAGGTGACGCTCCCCCTGATCCGCGCCATCTCCGGGGGCTTTGCCCAGCCGGCCGACGTGGAGCGGGCGCGCGGCGGCGACGGCGACACCAGCCTACGTTTGGCGGTAGCGGTCCGCAGCAGCGGAGCGTGCGACGCCGTTCGCGAGATCGCGCGCGAGCACACCGCGCAAGCGCTCGCGGCGTTGGCATCGGCTGCGCCGCCCACGATGGCCCGCGAGCTCCTCGGGGCGGTGGCCCGCGAGCTGACCGGGCGCATTAAATAA